The following coding sequences lie in one Bacteroidota bacterium genomic window:
- a CDS encoding RNA-binding transcriptional accessory protein, with protein sequence MSESHFYKKIALSLSLNEKQVDAVVGLLDEGATIPFISRYRKEMTGSMDEVQVANVRDEIERLRALEKRREFILESIEGQGKLTPELISLLRQAETVSALEDIYLPFKPKRRTKATIAREKGLEPLAQLIFDQGKIDVEDEAEKFVSDEKDVKSAGDALSGARDIVAEWINENAEARDKIRNLFKRSATIKSKVLRGKEEAGEKFKDYFDWEENLMGCPSHRLLAIRRGESEEILSIHIAPPEEEAIDILVNQFVKSNNAASAQVKLACDDAYNRMMQGSIETEMRMMTKELADEKAIQVFADNLRELMLASPLGQKAILAIDPGFRTGCKVVVLDKQGKLLDDTVIYPHEQNKIFQTKQLILAWCDKHKVEAIAIGNGTAGRETETFIRSIEDLPKSINVIMVNESGASIYSASDVAREEFADKDITVRGAVSIGRRLADPLAELVKIDAKSIGVGQYQHDVDQYLLKKKLDEVVESCVNKVGVEVNTASKQLLTYVSGLGGVLARNIVEYRNENGPFKSRKDILKVPRMGEKAFEQAAGFLRIANGKNPLDKSAVHPESYGIVEKMAADLNCTIEQLMSEKEFRKQISLQKYVTEKVGLPTLNDIMNELDKPGRDPRKSFEVFKFDDSVHEIADLRVGMKLPGIVTNVTNFGAFVDIGVHQDGLVHVSQLSNTFVSDPNTVVKVQQQVMVTVTEVDAQRKRIALSMKDNVSSAPVSKPAQTNSNKKGKPEPPANDFASQLAALKDKFK encoded by the coding sequence ATGTCAGAATCACATTTTTATAAAAAGATAGCTTTAAGCTTAAGCCTCAACGAAAAGCAAGTTGATGCTGTTGTTGGATTGTTGGATGAAGGAGCTACCATTCCTTTTATTTCCCGTTACCGGAAGGAAATGACAGGGAGTATGGATGAAGTTCAAGTGGCGAATGTTCGAGATGAAATTGAACGTTTGCGTGCATTGGAAAAACGCAGAGAATTTATTTTAGAGTCCATCGAAGGACAAGGAAAATTAACTCCTGAATTAATTTCTTTGTTAAGACAAGCGGAAACTGTTTCTGCATTGGAAGATATTTATTTGCCTTTCAAACCGAAACGCAGAACAAAAGCAACCATTGCACGTGAAAAAGGATTAGAACCATTAGCGCAACTGATTTTTGATCAAGGAAAAATTGATGTGGAAGATGAAGCAGAGAAATTTGTTTCTGACGAGAAAGATGTGAAGTCGGCCGGTGATGCACTTTCAGGTGCACGTGATATTGTTGCAGAATGGATCAATGAAAATGCAGAAGCACGTGATAAGATTCGTAATTTATTTAAACGTTCGGCTACAATCAAAAGTAAAGTGCTAAGAGGAAAAGAAGAAGCCGGTGAAAAATTCAAAGATTATTTTGATTGGGAAGAAAATTTAATGGGCTGTCCTTCTCATAGATTATTAGCCATCCGCAGAGGAGAAAGCGAAGAGATATTAAGCATTCACATTGCTCCACCTGAAGAAGAAGCTATTGATATCTTGGTGAATCAATTTGTGAAATCCAACAATGCTGCTTCTGCTCAAGTGAAGTTGGCCTGTGATGATGCCTACAATCGTATGATGCAAGGATCAATTGAAACAGAAATGCGCATGATGACCAAAGAATTGGCAGATGAAAAAGCCATTCAAGTGTTTGCGGATAATTTACGCGAATTGATGTTGGCTTCTCCGCTTGGACAAAAAGCAATTTTGGCGATTGACCCGGGCTTTAGAACCGGTTGTAAAGTGGTGGTGTTGGACAAACAAGGAAAGCTATTGGATGACACGGTGATCTATCCACACGAACAAAATAAAATATTTCAAACCAAACAATTGATTTTAGCGTGGTGCGACAAACATAAAGTAGAAGCGATTGCTATTGGAAACGGAACAGCAGGAAGAGAAACCGAAACATTTATTAGAAGTATAGAAGACCTTCCGAAAAGCATCAATGTGATTATGGTAAACGAAAGCGGAGCTTCGATTTATTCTGCATCCGATGTTGCACGCGAAGAGTTTGCTGATAAAGACATCACCGTGCGTGGAGCTGTTTCGATTGGAAGAAGATTGGCTGATCCATTAGCTGAATTGGTGAAGATTGATGCAAAGTCGATTGGAGTGGGACAATATCAACACGATGTGGATCAATACCTCTTGAAGAAAAAATTAGATGAAGTAGTAGAGAGTTGTGTAAATAAAGTTGGAGTAGAAGTGAACACAGCAAGCAAACAATTGTTAACCTACGTTTCCGGATTGGGTGGCGTATTGGCTAGGAATATTGTGGAATACAGAAATGAAAACGGCCCGTTCAAATCTCGGAAAGATATTTTGAAAGTTCCAAGAATGGGCGAAAAAGCATTTGAGCAAGCAGCAGGATTTTTACGTATTGCAAATGGAAAAAATCCATTGGACAAAAGTGCAGTACATCCTGAAAGTTATGGTATTGTGGAGAAAATGGCCGCTGATTTAAATTGCACGATTGAACAATTGATGAGCGAAAAAGAATTTCGTAAACAAATTTCGTTGCAAAAATATGTTACAGAAAAAGTAGGGCTTCCTACTTTGAATGACATCATGAACGAGTTGGATAAACCGGGAAGAGATCCGCGAAAATCATTTGAAGTTTTTAAGTTTGACGACAGCGTTCATGAAATTGCAGATTTAAGAGTAGGAATGAAATTGCCCGGAATTGTAACCAACGTTACCAACTTTGGTGCCTTCGTAGACATTGGCGTTCATCAAGATGGATTAGTACACGTTTCTCAATTGTCAAACACATTTGTCTCCGACCCCAACACGGTTGTGAAAGTTCAACAGCAAGTAATGGTAACTGTAACCGAAGTAGATGCACAAAGAAAAAGAATTGCTTTATCAATGAAAGATAATGTCAGCAGTGCACCCGTTTCGAAACCTGCTCAAACTAATTCTAATAAAAAAGGAAAACCTGAACCACCTGCGAATGATTTCGCTTCTCAGTTGGCTGCTTTGAAGGATAAGTTTAAGTAG
- a CDS encoding T9SS type A sorting domain-containing protein gives MKKLALLFISLSFGLVVCAQAPSLKWAKSLEAGVSSTIDGRSVTVDDSLNVISTGLYNGTADFDPNSGVYNLSASTGSSYASFVSKLDSLGNFLWAVSFGDALGHFYNGQIVATDTLGNIYVTGTYNGTIDFDPGVGVYSMTSSGIYSGDAYILKLDPAGNFLWVKAVGTPLQWTQSSAISVDAWGDVYLAGTFKDTVDFDPGPATYNLMCDGYNNAFILKLDATGNFLWAKNIGGLAGSQASISGLDIDGMGNVISTGSFYATVDFDPSGSIFSLTSSGSVSSSDMFILKLDNGGNFVWVKQVVASIVNGGSKAVSTDSFGNAYITGWFGGTVDLDPGLGIVSHTSGGSSSNSNAFVLKLDPSGSYLWSNCLIHSLPTQGTSIVVDNSGNVYTTGVFNGTVDFNPGIGSFYLTSGDTSALGYHGYISKLDSSGNFIWAGALSGDGVSGGWGASLAVDALENIYMTGSYAGTIDVNPDAGIDSMSTIYASINALVLKMSKSSTVWPGDADHNNVANNYDLLPIGLFYGQTGTPRSVISNSWLEYNAVDWNTLQLNGADIKHADCNGDGIIDNNDTLAINLNYSLTHSFAPINNEIRLSAPDLYFVTSGTSYASGSIVDVEVWVGSSTTSVTNLYGLAFNINYDASLVQPASESLTFPASWFGTFGTDAITIAKIDGLSNIASGAKTRIDHTNVNGYGKVANFKFQLKSSIPTNTSMYFSISGYSANDSSGSPILFNTQPDTIFINSTIGVSEISNEAQISIYPNPTAGSFNIFTSEQIKDGSIEIYNVVGELILSQKIINQQNTIDLTDQATGLYFVKVISDGEIVGMKKVMKE, from the coding sequence ATGAAAAAGTTAGCACTACTGTTTATTTCCCTTTCTTTCGGACTCGTTGTATGTGCTCAAGCACCATCCTTAAAATGGGCAAAATCACTTGAGGCAGGAGTATCAAGTACTATTGATGGTCGGTCGGTCACAGTTGATGATTCATTAAATGTTATTTCAACTGGATTATACAATGGAACTGCTGATTTTGATCCGAATTCGGGAGTTTATAATTTGTCGGCTTCAACCGGAAGTTCTTATGCTTCGTTCGTTTCTAAATTGGATTCTTTGGGTAATTTTTTGTGGGCTGTGAGTTTTGGTGATGCTCTAGGCCATTTTTATAATGGTCAGATAGTTGCCACAGATACTTTAGGAAATATCTATGTTACAGGAACATATAATGGGACGATAGATTTTGATCCAGGGGTTGGAGTTTATAGTATGACCTCCTCTGGGATTTATAGCGGTGATGCCTACATTTTAAAACTCGATCCTGCAGGAAATTTTTTATGGGTGAAGGCTGTTGGTACGCCTCTTCAATGGACGCAATCTTCTGCAATTTCTGTTGATGCATGGGGAGATGTTTATTTAGCAGGCACGTTTAAAGATACTGTAGATTTTGATCCAGGACCTGCGACCTATAATTTGATGTGTGATGGATACAATAATGCATTTATTTTGAAGTTAGATGCGACTGGAAATTTTTTATGGGCAAAAAACATTGGCGGCTTAGCTGGTTCACAAGCAAGTATTTCTGGACTCGATATAGACGGAATGGGTAATGTTATTTCTACGGGTTCATTTTATGCAACTGTAGATTTCGATCCAAGTGGTTCTATTTTTTCTTTGACTTCAAGTGGCAGTGTTTCAAGTTCAGACATGTTTATTTTAAAATTAGATAATGGAGGAAATTTTGTTTGGGTGAAACAAGTAGTAGCTTCTATTGTAAATGGAGGTAGTAAGGCTGTGTCTACGGACTCCTTTGGAAATGCATACATCACAGGTTGGTTTGGAGGAACAGTAGACTTAGATCCAGGATTGGGTATTGTTAGTCATACTTCCGGTGGAAGCTCCAGTAACTCCAATGCATTTGTTCTAAAATTAGATCCATCTGGATCCTATTTATGGAGCAATTGTTTGATTCATTCATTGCCTACTCAGGGAACGTCCATTGTTGTTGACAATTCGGGAAATGTATATACTACAGGGGTTTTTAACGGAACAGTAGATTTTAACCCTGGAATAGGATCTTTTTATCTGACTTCAGGAGATACGAGTGCTCTGGGATATCATGGATATATTTCGAAATTAGATTCATCCGGTAATTTCATTTGGGCAGGGGCATTGAGTGGGGATGGTGTTTCAGGAGGCTGGGGGGCGTCACTTGCAGTTGATGCTTTGGAAAATATCTATATGACAGGCTCATACGCTGGAACAATTGATGTAAATCCAGATGCAGGAATAGATAGTATGTCGACAATTTATGCATCAATAAACGCTTTGGTTCTTAAAATGTCCAAATCTTCAACAGTTTGGCCTGGAGATGCTGATCACAACAATGTTGCAAACAATTATGATCTTTTGCCGATAGGATTATTCTACGGACAAACAGGTACTCCTCGTTCTGTAATTAGTAATTCTTGGTTGGAATATAATGCTGTTGATTGGAATACTTTACAATTGAATGGAGCAGACATAAAGCATGCAGATTGTAACGGTGATGGAATCATAGATAATAACGATACACTTGCAATTAATTTAAATTATTCGTTAACTCATTCATTCGCACCTATTAATAATGAGATTCGATTGTCGGCACCAGATTTATATTTTGTAACAAGTGGTACCTCGTATGCTTCAGGAAGCATTGTTGATGTGGAAGTTTGGGTAGGAAGTTCTACAACGTCTGTAACTAATTTGTACGGACTTGCATTTAATATTAATTATGATGCATCCCTTGTTCAACCTGCTTCTGAAAGTTTAACATTTCCAGCGAGCTGGTTTGGAACATTTGGAACAGATGCAATCACGATTGCAAAGATTGATGGTTTGTCAAACATTGCTTCCGGAGCAAAAACGAGAATAGACCATACGAATGTAAATGGCTATGGGAAAGTTGCAAATTTTAAATTTCAATTAAAAAGTTCAATCCCTACAAATACTTCAATGTATTTTTCGATTTCAGGATACAGTGCTAATGATTCATCTGGTTCTCCTATTTTATTTAATACTCAACCAGATACCATTTTCATAAATTCTACAATTGGAGTAAGTGAAATAAGCAATGAAGCACAAATCTCCATTTACCCAAACCCAACAGCCGGTTCATTCAATATTTTTACTTCGGAGCAAATTAAAGACGGAAGTATTGAAATCTACAATGTTGTTGGTGAATTGATCCTTTCACAAAAAATCATCAACCAACAAAATACAATTGATTTAACAGATCAAGCGACTGGTTTGTACTTTGTAAAAGTGATTAGTGATGGCGAAATTGTTGGGATGAAGAAGGTGATGAAGGAGTAG
- a CDS encoding T9SS type A sorting domain-containing protein has product MKNLLLFFLLLFKIGVAQNLVLNGDFEDYYGCPTNISQLDSSEFWITPTLGTSDYFNQCNLSTVNVPYTFGGYQQAYSGVGFAGIFVWNNGFSYSYREYIEVPLSTSLSAGVTYNFDMKINLSNACVSSTYDIGAYFSDTIVSGVANNVNLPFVPQINNVAGNFPDSLNWISVTATYTASGGESFLIIGNFKNNPNTYVTDSLTTTPIYVFIDDVYLAETTVGIDEEDEWKVSLYPNPTSGSFNLSTSEQINDGSIEIYNVVGELILSQKIINQQNTIDLKDHATGLYFLKVISDSEVIGMKKVVKE; this is encoded by the coding sequence ATGAAGAATTTACTACTATTCTTTTTATTGTTGTTTAAGATTGGTGTCGCGCAAAATCTTGTATTAAACGGGGATTTTGAAGACTATTATGGCTGCCCAACGAATATTAGTCAACTTGATTCCTCTGAATTTTGGATAACGCCTACCTTAGGAACCTCAGATTATTTTAATCAATGTAATTTGTCTACAGTAAATGTTCCGTACACTTTTGGTGGTTATCAACAAGCATACAGTGGAGTGGGATTTGCTGGAATTTTTGTCTGGAATAATGGTTTTAGCTACAGTTATCGCGAGTATATTGAAGTGCCGCTTAGTACATCACTTTCTGCTGGTGTTACTTACAATTTTGATATGAAAATTAATTTATCCAACGCGTGTGTTAGCAGTACATACGATATCGGAGCTTATTTTTCAGATACGATTGTTTCTGGTGTAGCAAATAATGTGAATTTACCTTTCGTTCCACAAATTAATAATGTTGCTGGTAATTTTCCTGATTCTTTGAATTGGATATCCGTAACAGCTACATACACTGCCTCTGGAGGAGAGAGTTTTTTAATTATTGGTAATTTTAAGAACAATCCGAATACCTATGTCACAGATTCTTTAACCACAACACCTATTTATGTTTTTATTGATGACGTCTATCTTGCTGAGACGACTGTAGGGATAGATGAAGAAGATGAATGGAAAGTTTCTCTGTATCCCAATCCAACCAGCGGCTCATTTAATCTGTCAACTTCGGAGCAAATTAATGACGGAAGTATTGAAATCTACAATGTTGTTGGTGAATTGATTCTTTCACAAAAAATCATCAACCAACAAAATACAATTGATTTAAAAGATCACGCGACTGGTTTGTACTTTCTTAAGGTGATTAGTGATAGTGAAGTGATTGGGATGAAGAAGGTTGTGAAAGAGTGA
- a CDS encoding phenylalanine--tRNA ligase subunit beta, which yields MKISYNWLKEYIKTDLSPNELGLLLTDCGLEVESIEKFETVKGGLKGIVIGEVKTKEKHPDADKLNLTTVDVGTGTLLNIVCGAANVEAGQKVVVATIGATLYPTAGESFEIKKAKIRGKESEGMICAEDEIGLGASHVGIMVLDASAKIGTPANEYFKIEEDYTFEIGLTPNRADAASHVGVARDLVAVLNAKAVAMDNVLTLPDERLFKVDETTSPIEVVVEDAIACPRYSGISISNITVKESPDWLKNRLKAIGLRPINNIVDATNYVLHELGQPMHAFNADKIKGGKVIVKKLADKTKFKTLDETERELSAEDLMICDAQGGMCIAGVFGGIESGVTSETKNIFLESAYFNASSIRKSSKRHGLKTDASFRYERGTDPNITVYALKRAAILIKEIAGGKISSEVIDLYPTPVENFKVPFSFEKCEQMIGKKIDFELVKVIITSLGIEIEHEGNDALLLSVPPFKVDVTREQDVIEEVLRIYGYNNVEIPMVLNSSLSFAEKPDKEKIQNVVSELLTNNGFSEMMCLSLTKGEYATKLKSLSEDRSVVMMNPLSSDLNVLRQTLLFSGLETIAYNQNRKNADLKLYEFGKTYIALKGETTKYIETKHLSVFITGRKQEEGWNATTAGVNFFTLKGIVNAVVERLGINGVKLAELNSDLFSQALTLNWNKKVLVEFGEVAKPISSKLMDIKMPVYYADFNWDLILEALKKTSIMYSEVPKFPEVRRDLALLIDKAVQFEQLEQLAFQSEKSLLKDVNLFDVYEGDKLPTGKKSYALSFILQDENATLTDKQIEKIMEKLMKTYQEKVGAEIR from the coding sequence ATGAAAATATCATATAACTGGCTGAAGGAATATATTAAAACGGACTTGTCTCCCAATGAGTTAGGTTTGTTGTTAACCGATTGCGGATTGGAAGTAGAAAGTATCGAAAAGTTCGAAACTGTAAAAGGCGGATTGAAAGGAATTGTTATCGGTGAAGTAAAAACGAAAGAAAAACATCCGGATGCCGACAAATTGAATTTGACGACCGTAGATGTTGGAACAGGAACATTGTTGAACATTGTTTGTGGAGCTGCAAATGTGGAAGCCGGACAAAAAGTGGTGGTGGCTACCATAGGTGCAACCTTATATCCAACAGCTGGTGAATCATTCGAAATCAAAAAAGCAAAAATCCGTGGAAAAGAATCAGAAGGGATGATTTGTGCAGAAGATGAAATCGGATTGGGTGCTTCACATGTAGGAATTATGGTGTTGGATGCGTCTGCAAAAATTGGAACTCCAGCAAATGAATATTTTAAGATTGAAGAAGATTATACGTTCGAAATCGGATTGACACCTAACCGTGCCGATGCCGCTTCTCATGTGGGTGTTGCTCGCGATTTAGTTGCCGTATTAAATGCAAAAGCGGTTGCTATGGACAATGTATTGACATTGCCGGATGAACGACTTTTTAAAGTGGATGAAACAACTTCTCCAATTGAAGTTGTTGTGGAAGACGCAATTGCTTGTCCGCGTTACTCCGGAATTTCTATCTCCAATATCACTGTAAAAGAATCACCGGATTGGTTGAAGAATCGCTTGAAAGCAATCGGACTTCGCCCAATCAATAATATTGTGGATGCCACCAATTATGTATTGCATGAATTAGGGCAACCGATGCATGCATTTAATGCGGATAAAATCAAAGGCGGAAAAGTAATTGTAAAAAAACTTGCAGATAAAACGAAATTTAAAACGTTGGATGAAACAGAACGTGAATTGTCTGCAGAGGATTTGATGATTTGTGATGCCCAAGGCGGAATGTGTATTGCCGGAGTGTTTGGTGGAATTGAATCGGGTGTTACTTCGGAAACAAAAAATATTTTTTTAGAAAGTGCTTATTTTAATGCATCCTCCATCCGTAAATCGTCAAAACGACATGGTTTAAAAACCGATGCGTCTTTCCGATATGAAAGAGGAACCGACCCAAATATTACCGTATACGCTTTAAAACGTGCTGCAATTTTGATTAAAGAAATTGCCGGTGGAAAAATTTCATCGGAGGTAATTGATCTTTATCCTACTCCTGTCGAAAATTTTAAAGTGCCATTTTCTTTCGAAAAGTGCGAACAGATGATTGGTAAAAAAATCGATTTTGAATTGGTGAAGGTTATCATCACTTCTTTAGGGATTGAAATTGAACACGAAGGGAATGATGCTTTGCTATTGTCTGTTCCTCCATTTAAAGTGGATGTTACGCGGGAGCAAGATGTGATCGAAGAAGTATTGCGCATTTATGGATACAACAATGTTGAAATACCAATGGTGTTAAATTCTTCTTTATCATTTGCCGAAAAACCGGATAAAGAAAAAATTCAAAATGTTGTTTCTGAATTGTTGACCAATAATGGTTTTTCTGAAATGATGTGTTTGTCGCTAACTAAAGGTGAATACGCTACGAAATTAAAATCATTAAGTGAAGACAGAAGTGTTGTGATGATGAATCCTTTGAGCAGCGATTTGAATGTATTGCGCCAAACATTATTGTTTAGCGGTCTGGAAACCATTGCTTACAATCAGAATCGAAAGAATGCTGATTTGAAATTGTATGAATTTGGAAAAACATACATCGCATTAAAAGGCGAAACAACAAAATATATTGAAACGAAACATTTGTCTGTTTTTATAACGGGGCGTAAACAAGAAGAAGGCTGGAATGCAACTACAGCCGGTGTGAATTTCTTTACATTAAAGGGAATTGTGAATGCTGTTGTTGAGCGATTGGGAATAAATGGTGTGAAGTTGGCTGAATTGAATTCAGATTTGTTTTCGCAGGCATTAACATTAAATTGGAATAAAAAGGTGTTAGTGGAGTTTGGAGAAGTAGCAAAACCTATTTCATCCAAGTTAATGGATATTAAAATGCCGGTATATTATGCTGATTTTAATTGGGATTTGATTTTGGAAGCGTTGAAAAAAACATCTATCATGTATTCGGAAGTTCCAAAGTTCCCTGAAGTAAGAAGAGATTTAGCTTTACTAATTGACAAAGCGGTGCAGTTTGAACAATTGGAGCAATTGGCATTTCAGTCGGAGAAAAGTCTATTAAAAGACGTGAACTTGTTTGATGTGTACGAAGGAGATAAGTTGCCAACCGGTAAAAAATCATATGCTTTGAGTTTTATCTTGCAAGATGAAAATGCAACGCTTACAGATAAACAAATTGAGAAGATTATGGAGAAGTTGATGAAAACGTATCAAGAGAAAGTAGGAGCGGAGATTCGATAA
- a CDS encoding BamA/TamA family outer membrane protein, with protein MLVFLFLLGNVSAQKNFSLEIQSIKDAQLLKKIPYKKLFSTKTERDKELQNVLFACYDNAYLTAMYDSVAMDSLSMKVYLNFGSQYKWASLKKGNVDEGVLSEIGYREKLYANKPINFKNVKRVQEKLITYYENNGYPFASVKLDSIQIHDGSISAVLKLTKNAEIKIDSILIKGSAQISAVYIHNYLGIKPGSLYDESQLKKVNTRIAELPFVRAVSPASVIFSDKKNKLILNLEKKRASQFDGVVGILPDNITGKILFTGDVRLKLQNGLGRGELIDLNWRRLQTQTQDLKARLVYPFILRTPFGVDYNFKLYKRDTTFLDVNQNIGVQYLLIGGNYLKVFYNNKTSTLLSTKGLEYVTTLPTNADVSTNMYGLGLKYEKLDYRLNPRKGFTVLVNASAGTKKIKVNDKLNPVVYEKLKLTSAQYIGDFEGNVFLPIAARSTMKVGVQAAFIYGESTFQNELFRIGGLKTLRGFDEESIYASSMSILTLEYRFILEQNSYLYVFGDGAWYENNEVSQYVNDTPVGFGAGISFETKAGIFSINYALGKQFNNPIELRSGKIHFGIVNYF; from the coding sequence ATGCTGGTATTTCTGTTTTTGTTAGGAAACGTCTCTGCTCAGAAAAATTTCTCTCTTGAAATTCAATCAATCAAAGATGCACAGCTGTTAAAGAAGATTCCCTATAAAAAGCTATTCAGCACGAAAACGGAGCGTGACAAAGAGCTGCAGAATGTATTGTTTGCTTGTTATGATAATGCTTATTTAACGGCAATGTATGATAGTGTAGCAATGGATTCGCTTTCAATGAAGGTGTATTTGAATTTTGGATCCCAGTATAAATGGGCAAGTTTAAAAAAGGGGAATGTGGATGAAGGTGTATTGAGTGAAATCGGTTACCGTGAAAAGTTATACGCAAATAAGCCAATAAATTTTAAAAATGTAAAACGTGTTCAGGAAAAATTAATTACCTACTACGAAAACAATGGTTATCCGTTTGCTTCAGTAAAGCTGGATAGTATTCAAATACATGACGGCAGTATTTCAGCAGTTTTAAAGCTCACTAAAAATGCAGAAATAAAAATTGATAGTATTCTTATTAAAGGTTCAGCGCAAATCTCAGCGGTGTATATCCATAACTATTTGGGAATAAAACCGGGAAGTTTATATGATGAATCACAATTAAAAAAAGTGAATACGCGCATTGCCGAATTGCCTTTTGTTCGTGCGGTTAGCCCTGCCTCCGTTATATTTTCCGATAAAAAGAATAAACTTATTTTAAATCTCGAAAAGAAACGTGCGAGTCAATTTGATGGTGTTGTGGGTATTTTGCCGGATAATATCACGGGTAAAATTTTGTTCACCGGTGATGTGCGATTGAAATTGCAAAACGGGTTGGGTAGAGGCGAACTAATAGATTTGAATTGGAGAAGGTTGCAAACACAAACTCAGGATTTAAAAGCCCGGTTGGTGTATCCGTTTATTCTGCGTACTCCATTTGGTGTGGATTATAATTTTAAATTGTACAAGAGAGATACTACTTTTTTAGATGTCAATCAGAATATTGGTGTTCAGTATTTATTGATTGGAGGGAATTATTTAAAAGTTTTTTATAATAACAAAACTTCCACCTTGCTTTCTACAAAAGGTTTGGAATATGTTACAACATTGCCTACCAATGCAGATGTAAGCACCAATATGTATGGTTTGGGATTGAAATATGAGAAACTGGATTATCGATTGAATCCCCGGAAAGGATTTACAGTATTGGTGAATGCGAGTGCAGGAACAAAAAAAATTAAGGTGAATGATAAACTCAATCCGGTGGTGTATGAGAAATTGAAATTGACATCGGCACAGTATATCGGAGATTTTGAAGGAAATGTGTTTCTGCCAATTGCTGCCAGAAGCACAATGAAAGTAGGTGTTCAAGCTGCATTTATATATGGTGAATCCACGTTTCAAAACGAATTGTTTCGAATAGGAGGTTTAAAAACATTGCGTGGTTTTGATGAAGAATCCATTTATGCTTCTAGCATGTCCATTTTAACATTGGAATACCGATTTATTTTGGAACAAAATTCTTATCTGTATGTGTTTGGAGATGGCGCCTGGTATGAAAACAACGAAGTGAGTCAATATGTAAACGATACTCCTGTTGGTTTCGGAGCGGGTATCAGCTTTGAAACCAAGGCGGGCATATTTTCAATCAATTACGCCCTCGGAAAACAATTTAATAATCCCATTGAACTTCGGAGCGGTAAAATCCATTTTGGTATCGTGAATTATTTCTAG